In Nymphaea colorata isolate Beijing-Zhang1983 chromosome 5, ASM883128v2, whole genome shotgun sequence, one genomic interval encodes:
- the LOC116254679 gene encoding uncharacterized protein LOC116254679: MAEGGEWEAPPYGAILVAVVGVAVALPMVLGDPSVVLESIQEMLSPSALLLIPLLLLFLIRFLSSERCAVISDAIAAVSEPNSIHRIGGSPVGVAILLLVLLLVVYFRSLLSGGGDDE, encoded by the coding sequence atggCGGAAGGCGGTGAATGGGAGGCGCCGCCGTACGGAGCCATCCTGGTGGCGGTGGTAGGAGTGGCGGTGGCGCTGCCGATGGTTCTGGGGGACCCGAGCGTGGTGCTCGAGTCGATCCAGGAGATGCTGAGCCCCTCGGCCCTCCTCCTCATAccgctcctcctcctcttcctcatccGCTTCCTCTCCTCCGAGCGCTGCGCCGTCATCTCCGACGCGATCGCTGCCGTCAGCGAGCCCAACTCCATCCACCGGATCGGCGGATCCCCCGTCGGCGTCGCCATCCTTCTTCTCGTCCTCCTCCTTGTCGTCTACTTCCGCTCCCTCCTtagcggcggcggcgacgacgaGTAG